The Shewanella mesophila genome contains the following window.
TCCGTTAGCGTCTTTAAAATCACAGTAATCGGCATAACGGGTCTTAGGTAAGTGGCCTAACACTGTCATTGCGACTTCGCTGGCCTTATCACCAGAGATACGAATGATACCTACGCCGCCGCGTCCAGGTGCGGTTGCTTGTGCCACGATAGTATCTGTTGTCATTACTGTGTTCCTACTCTTAAATTGGGAAAAACGAGTCGTTCATTAAAAAGCAAAAAGCGGTCAATACTGAGTATCCGACCGCTTTTTCATTAGTTGGAGCTAAAGGTTATTTTAACCCTTTTTTCTCCAAACCAGCATAGATGATCTTCTGCTGAGTAATCGCAACAATGTTACCGACTAACCAGTAAAGAACCAAACCTGCAGGGAACCATAGGAAGAATACGGTAAATACTACAGGCATCCACTGCATCATCTTTTGTTGCATAGGGTCCATTGTTGGTGCCATTGGCTGCATCTTCTGCATCAAGAACATAGAGATACCCATTAGAATTGGCATCACGTAGTAAGGATCTTGTACTGATAAGTCAGTAATCCAAAGCATAAATGGTGCATGGCGTAGCTCGTAGCTTTCTAGCAGTACCCAGTATAGCGCGATGAAAATAGGCATCTGTAGCAAGATAGGAAGACAGCCACCCATAGGGTTTACTTTCTCTTTCTTGTACAGTTCCATCATGGCTTGACCCATCTTTTGACGGTCATCACCGAAGCGCTCTTTCATGTCCGCTAGCTTAGGTTGCAGGTTACGCATCTTAGCCATAGAGGTGTACTGGGCTTTAGTTAGCGGGTACAACATGCCACGTACGGTCAGCGTGATAAGAATAATTGCCACACCCCAGTTACCCACAAACGATTGATAGAACATCAACAACCAGTGAATCGGGATAGCTAGCCACCAAAGGAAACCGTAATCAACAACTAGGTTGAGTGATTCAGAGATAGCCGATAGCGCTTCTTGATCTTTAGGACCAACATAGAACTGAGCACTAATAGTTTGGTTAGCACCTGGTGCTACATCGTATACCGCGCCGCGGAAACCGATATTGGCTAAGCCGCCTGCACTGACACTTGAGAAAATGGTGTTTTGATCAGCCGCTGGTGGAACCCAAGCAGACACGAAGTAGTGTTGTAGCATTGCTGCCCAA
Protein-coding sequences here:
- the yidC gene encoding membrane protein insertase YidC; protein product: MESQRNILLIGLLFVSFLLWQQWQTEKNPQPVATQSSVVNSPTVTDSHSADVPDADASLPEAVIASKELITVTTDQLVLKINPVGGDIVYSALVGHKLEQEKEEPFVLLEQTNDIYYISQSGLIGRDGIDSSVKGRAHYAVQSQQFTLAEGQDTLEVPMTYVADNGVTYTKVFVLHRGRFDIGVDYRINNTSSQQLQVQMYGQIKHSIKKSESSMMMPTYRGSAFSTQDTRYEKYSFEDMADKNLDKKTLGGWAAMLQHYFVSAWVPPAADQNTIFSSVSAGGLANIGFRGAVYDVAPGANQTISAQFYVGPKDQEALSAISESLNLVVDYGFLWWLAIPIHWLLMFYQSFVGNWGVAIILITLTVRGMLYPLTKAQYTSMAKMRNLQPKLADMKERFGDDRQKMGQAMMELYKKEKVNPMGGCLPILLQMPIFIALYWVLLESYELRHAPFMLWITDLSVQDPYYVMPILMGISMFLMQKMQPMAPTMDPMQQKMMQWMPVVFTVFFLWFPAGLVLYWLVGNIVAITQQKIIYAGLEKKGLK